The Mucilaginibacter gracilis genomic interval GACTCAACTGCCATTACCTGGTCGATTCTCTTGGTATTCTCATATAGTAGTTCAAAAGCCATACCGTGTGTACTTGTTATCGTACTGCTAATAAATTCAATATTGCTCCGGGTAAACACCTGGTCTGTTTGCATAGCGGCTATATATTTATCAACCTCTTTTTCAGCCAATTGCTCATTTTTCCCAACGCTCAAAATGAAGTAAATATCATCCGGCGTGGCCACAGCCGTCTCATCCAATTTAGCGAGATAGGCAGTTGATTTCTCCTTTAGCCAGGCCAGGTCGTCGCCTGCAATATTTTGCAAGAATTCTATATTCGATTTTGATATCAATTCCGAATCAGATAATTTCGATACTAAACTGTCGGCTATTTCTTTAGCCTGCACATTGTCACCAGCGTATTTCGCGCTAATTGCAAGGTTTCCTAACAAATTTTTAGTTATTAATCCCTGACGAAAGCCTTCAATTAAGTGAACATATTGTTTTTGCGGATCCAAAGCGTCCGCCACCAGGGCAATAAAGCCTGCCTGATCGTAACCTCCTGATGCCCGGTGCACCAGCACGCCCTCCGGCGTAAAAAACAAAAAAGTCGGAAAAGCATCCACATGGTAGGTTTTAAGGATAAGTGCTGCATCGTTATACCAAGCCTTAGTATGACCATCATCAATGGCCAGCCGGTCTTGCTGGACTTTGACCGCAATAAATTTAGAATTTATAGCGTTGCCTGCTTCTGCGGAAGAATAAACATTCTGGTCCATTTCCTTACAGGGCCCGCACCAGGTGGCAAAGCAATCGACAAAAATATACTTCTGTTCTGCTTTAGCCCTTTCTTTGAGCTCGTTCCAGGAACCGCTGTTATCGAAATTTATTCCCTGTGCGTTTAATTGCACCGAAATGCAAGTAAACAAGATCAATAGGATTGTTGTTCGTTTCATGGTAGTCCGTTTTAGTTTTTCGTTGTGTCGATTTCAAGTCCCGTTTCTGTGCCTTTTAACCGGGCCGGAACACCGCGCGACATCCAGACAGGTTCAGGATTATTTTTCAGGTAATGATTAAAAAATTGTTCCTGCCGGATAGTATAATCCATTCCCCCTCCCTGGTGCCCGCTGTTCTCATAATATAATAGCCAGGCCTTTTTACCAAGCCCCCGTAAGGCCGTGAACATTTCCAGGGACGATTGTGGCAGCACGGTATTATCCTCCTTTCCTGCTCTTAATAAAAGCGGTGTATGGATCCTGTCCGCATGGAAATAAGCAGAATTACGGAGATAGCCATCCAGGTTGTTCCAGAGCGTGCTCCCCATTCTTAACTGGTATTGTTGGGTCATGCTCCTTGTGTAGCTGCTTTGCCCGAACGCGCTGGTCAGGTTTAATGGGGCGGAGGAAAGCGATATTGCTTTGAATAGGTCAGTCACTGTTGCGATATACCCTCCCTCAAAGCCACCAAAACTATGCCCCTGCAATCCCAGGTGTTCCATATCTATAAATGGTCTTGACCGCAGGTAATCCACGGCGCTGGCTACTGATTCATAGGCGCTGTTGCCGGGTTCGCCTACTTTATAATAAATATCTGGCGTAAAGACGAGGTAACCATTGCTGACATAGTAAGGGATGTTCAGGTCGCCGCTGGATTGCTCAAAATCGTGCCATAAATTCAGTTCATTGGCGATCCGTTCATAGATATAAACGATCATCGGGTATTTCCTTGAAGGATCAAAGTTTTCGGGCTTGTACAAAATACCTTCGGTCAGGCGGCCGTTGTTTTGATTCCATTTGATCAATTCCGAACTCATCCAGTTATACCTTTTCTGGGGGGCATTGTCGCTGATTTGCCGGAACGATTTGAAATCATTGGTTCCGAAATAATTCGGGGCTTCCGCAACACTTGAACGGGTCACGATATACCTAGTAGAATTAGCGGCCTTAATTACCGGCCAATTATAGAAGACCTGCGAATTTGGGGAAAGTGGTTCGACATGGTAAAAGTGCGGGCTCATTATCAAATATTCCGGATCGGCGCCTCGTGCCGAAAGCCTGAAAAAGCCAGTGGATTTATCTTTGAGGCTAAAGGCGCTGAGTATAACCCGGTTGTTGCCCGTCCATGTATTCCAGGGTTCGGCCAGTATCCTGAATACGACCTGGTGTGATCTTCCATAACCCTTGGTGATATTCAACGGTTTTCTCACACCGGCAGGATCTACCTGCCAGATGTCATAGCGATCATAGATCAGCACGCTGTTCCCGTCGGCCGACCAGTTATAACTGTTGTTATAGTTCATGGGCGGCCTGGGATGGTCCCCTTCTTCATCGGCGAGCTTCTGCGGGACTTGCGATGAAATATTAACCAGTTTCCCTGAACTGATCGTATAGCTAAAATAGCCGCCGGAGTAACCATCATAATACAGGATATATTTTTCATCCGGCGAAATCGCTCCGTTAGCGAGGATCAACTCTTTTTTAACTACATCTTTTTTTCCGGTTCGGAGATCTACTACAGACAATGCGCAGCGATTGGCTTCCAGCCAGTCGGCGTCATTACTGAAATTTGTTCTTACCAGGACTTTGCTATTCACAGTGCCGGGTTCCGCACTTATGGTTTCCCCTGGTTTTGTCAATACTAACAGTATGCTGTCCTTTACGCTTACCACCGCGCTGATGTGCAGGGTCGTGTTGTTCATTTGCTCATTTTGCAATACCGAATCTTTATAGTTCCAGACGCTCAGCGCTTTGGTATTATAGTCGAAATTAGGATCAGCGGGCGCCGGAGGTGAAAACAACCCGATAAAGACGTATTCACCAGTCTTGTTGAACGAGGGCATAGCGCCGTCCAAATAGTAATTAGCTGGCATTAACGACTTAATAGCCAATTGCCTGGCAATATTGCCTGTATTTGGCTGATAGATCCAGAGTTCGCGCTGTTTTCCCTCCTGGTCCTTTCCCTGGCTAATAAAAGCAAATTTTCCACCGGTTCGGTCAAAACAAAAAGCTGATATACCGGGGCCCGTCCAAATAGAGGTCATTGCATAAGTCTCCAGGTCGAGCCATTGCAATACGGTCTGACTGGCTTTGGGTGCATCCGAAACTTGATTTAACACCATTGCTTTGCCGCCGTCGGCGAGATAAACATCGTTGACCTGGTGATAGTACCGGCTGGTGCCGTCTTTGAACCGCATTACCCTTAATGTTTTTGAAGTATCATTTAACCGGCAGGCCATCCCTTCCCCTGCGCCGCTGCCGAAATGTACGAAGTCGAGGATGCCGGCCAGGTATCGCTTTGTATTATTGCCAAGGTCCAAAATGCACAAACTGTCCCGGCCAATAGGGACTACCGCCATCTTGCTATCTGTTGTAAAAAATCCCCTGGATGCATCCGGGCAAGGGAAGGTTTGGCTACGGCGCTGTTTTAGATTTGCGATCAGCAAAGAGCTTCCGGTGTTTTTAATGCCCGCATACATTAGGTAATTCCCGTCGTTACTGATACGGCCGCCTTCAATACGTGTCCATTGGTCATACATTTTGTAATCCAGTGGCGGCTTGGCTGCCTGCTGGGCAGAGGCGGGCAAAGCGCATACCGCTATCATCAGTGTTATTAATCTAACAAGCATCGTTTAATTTTTTTAAGGTGAACTATTTAATAACCGGGATTTTGGATCAGCGCGGGGTTCAATTTGATATCCGAAAGGGGCAAAGGGTATAACTGGTCATGACTATCCCAGGTGCCTCCTTTTTCAGCGGTAACGCTAGGCAACACGGTGTTGGCCTGTTTAGTTCTCTTCAGGTCGAACCATCGGTGCCCCCATTCGGTAAATAACTCCACCCGCCTTTCCTTAAGGACCGCCGCAAGCAGATCAGCCGGTGCCGCAGCCGGTGTGGCTGCCAGCCCTGCCCGGGCCCGGATGGCGTTCAGATCGGCCGCGGCGCCCTCTGTGTTTCCCAATTCCGTACGGGCTTCGGCTCGGATCAGGTAAAGTTCGGCCAGCCGGAACACCATATAGTATTCAGCCGCCGGGGGCGCTGACAGCGCCTTGTATTTGATAGGGTAGTAATATAGCCGCCCGCCGGCCGTAACCGTATCTACCCAAGCCGCCCGGCGCTGATCACCCGACTCAAAGTCAGCTATCAAGCGTTCGTTAAGGGCAAACGGTTGCGCGTCGTCCGGCCCGTCGCTGGTTAACAACAAGCTCCTGGCGTCATTGGTGTTCCAGGCAGGGTCTACGGGCATAAGTTGCCAGATCGCTTCGTTGCTTTGACGTAGAAACACGTTTCCCAGGTCTTCCAGTTTATACTTCGGGTCCTGGATGACGGCGCCGGCTTCCTGCTCAGCCAGTGCATACTGGCCGGTAAAAAGGTAGGTCCTGGCCAGCAAAGCGGAGGCCGTAGCCCTGTTGGGCCTAACCCTTTCCGCGTCCGCTGAAGCATTTGAATTTCCATCCACATAACTATCCTGCAATAGCAATTTGGCGCTTATCAAATCCGATACGATCTGTTTATAAACCAGGTCCGAACTCGTCCTTGCCATCTTCGAATTCTGCAGGTAATCGCTGCTTAACACCAAAGGGACGTCCCCGTAAAGGTTGACTAAATAAAAATTCAGAAAGGCCCGCACAAACAGCGCCTCACCCTGTAACTGGGCTTTGACCGAAGGCGTTAAACCCTGGCTTTTCTTTAAACCTTCCAATACCGAATTTACCGCTTGGAGATAGGTAAAGGAATTTTCCCAGAACGCGTAGTAGTCCACGGCGGATAGCTGGTTGACATAGATCTTCTGGAACAGCACATCGGTCCCGAAATATTTCAGCTCATCGGCTGAAAGCCCGCAACGGATACCCATCTGGTTAATGCCGCCCCCTGTGTCATATTCAGAAAGCCGGATATATACGCCTTTGAGTACGGCTGTCGCGGTCGCGTCATTATTGTAAACATTTTGTCCGGTAACAGCGGTAACAGGCGGCGGGATTTCAACGAATTTTTTACA includes:
- a CDS encoding S9 family peptidase; this translates as MLVRLITLMIAVCALPASAQQAAKPPLDYKMYDQWTRIEGGRISNDGNYLMYAGIKNTGSSLLIANLKQRRSQTFPCPDASRGFFTTDSKMAVVPIGRDSLCILDLGNNTKRYLAGILDFVHFGSGAGEGMACRLNDTSKTLRVMRFKDGTSRYYHQVNDVYLADGGKAMVLNQVSDAPKASQTVLQWLDLETYAMTSIWTGPGISAFCFDRTGGKFAFISQGKDQEGKQRELWIYQPNTGNIARQLAIKSLMPANYYLDGAMPSFNKTGEYVFIGLFSPPAPADPNFDYNTKALSVWNYKDSVLQNEQMNNTTLHISAVVSVKDSILLVLTKPGETISAEPGTVNSKVLVRTNFSNDADWLEANRCALSVVDLRTGKKDVVKKELILANGAISPDEKYILYYDGYSGGYFSYTISSGKLVNISSQVPQKLADEEGDHPRPPMNYNNSYNWSADGNSVLIYDRYDIWQVDPAGVRKPLNITKGYGRSHQVVFRILAEPWNTWTGNNRVILSAFSLKDKSTGFFRLSARGADPEYLIMSPHFYHVEPLSPNSQVFYNWPVIKAANSTRYIVTRSSVAEAPNYFGTNDFKSFRQISDNAPQKRYNWMSSELIKWNQNNGRLTEGILYKPENFDPSRKYPMIVYIYERIANELNLWHDFEQSSGDLNIPYYVSNGYLVFTPDIYYKVGEPGNSAYESVASAVDYLRSRPFIDMEHLGLQGHSFGGFEGGYIATVTDLFKAISLSSAPLNLTSAFGQSSYTRSMTQQYQLRMGSTLWNNLDGYLRNSAYFHADRIHTPLLLRAGKEDNTVLPQSSLEMFTALRGLGKKAWLLYYENSGHQGGGMDYTIRQEQFFNHYLKNNPEPVWMSRGVPARLKGTETGLEIDTTKN
- a CDS encoding thioredoxin family protein is translated as MKRTTILLILFTCISVQLNAQGINFDNSGSWNELKERAKAEQKYIFVDCFATWCGPCKEMDQNVYSSAEAGNAINSKFIAVKVQQDRLAIDDGHTKAWYNDAALILKTYHVDAFPTFLFFTPEGVLVHRASGGYDQAGFIALVADALDPQKQYVHLIEGFRQGLITKNLLGNLAISAKYAGDNVQAKEIADSLVSKLSDSELISKSNIEFLQNIAGDDLAWLKEKSTAYLAKLDETAVATPDDIYFILSVGKNEQLAEKEVDKYIAAMQTDQVFTRSNIEFISSTITSTHGMAFELLYENTKRIDQVMAVESFSQFTLDALIIRETVRPFIAEAERRGVADLDWKKIYTEVKKRFDKGYADRVLVKAKAAWYFSKGNAAQFAKYKIKELDLTAGRNVRYQKGNVAFDLNNDCWLVFQGSTKKSELNRALYWYDQLFKYAPDERKFPNNLDTYANLLYKAGRLSEAIALETQVVKKEPGNSDFAENLAKMKRGENTWPGAGN
- a CDS encoding RagB/SusD family nutrient uptake outer membrane protein; the encoded protein is MKIFKPIQALLFRVCLLTLCFSGCKKFVEIPPPVTAVTGQNVYNNDATATAVLKGVYIRLSEYDTGGGINQMGIRCGLSADELKYFGTDVLFQKIYVNQLSAVDYYAFWENSFTYLQAVNSVLEGLKKSQGLTPSVKAQLQGEALFVRAFLNFYLVNLYGDVPLVLSSDYLQNSKMARTSSDLVYKQIVSDLISAKLLLQDSYVDGNSNASADAERVRPNRATASALLARTYLFTGQYALAEQEAGAVIQDPKYKLEDLGNVFLRQSNEAIWQLMPVDPAWNTNDARSLLLTSDGPDDAQPFALNERLIADFESGDQRRAAWVDTVTAGGRLYYYPIKYKALSAPPAAEYYMVFRLAELYLIRAEARTELGNTEGAAADLNAIRARAGLAATPAAAPADLLAAVLKERRVELFTEWGHRWFDLKRTKQANTVLPSVTAEKGGTWDSHDQLYPLPLSDIKLNPALIQNPGY